ATCGCCGCTTGAAAATAAGCTTTCGTATGCAGATGCGAATTGCCGGGCGAGAACACGATCGGCTTCGTACCGGCATCTAAGAACTGCAAAGTTTCAGCCGACAGGCCCTGCCCAGGGGCTGCGTCGTAGACCGGAAAGCCGACGACATGCGTTTGTTTCGGCCATTCCGGTTGCGGTGCGCCCCACCAATCGGGAAACGCTGCGAGGACCATATCCGGCGAGTTCCACCACTGGTGCATCACGCGCCGCATCGGCGCGAGCCCGAACTCGGCGCGAAATCGGTTCAATTCCGTGCGACACAGCGGATCGATGTAGAATCGATCGGCCACGTAGAACTGCAGCCGCATAAACCAACGAAACACCCAATCGCCGACGATCATCGGACGAGGCATCCGATAGATGCCCCGCGCACTGCGCAGCGTATGCGGATCGGTATGCAGCGTGACGGTCGGAATGCCGAGCGACTCTTGAGCGATGCGCGCCCCGAATGACCAATTGGCCGCCACGATCACGGTTCGTCCCGGCTCGTTGCGAGCGGCCAAAGCGTCGTACGTGCTCTTCAGCGGTTCCAAACACTGAACCGGTAGATGCCGGCGGTATCCGTCTTGATAGCTCAAGCACTCCGGCCGCTTAAGATACTCCAAGCGATCGGCGGTATGCACGCCGACGAACTCCGCCCCGACATTGACGGCGGCTTGCGAAAAAGCGTCGTTGCCGATCATCGTCACACGATGGCCGCGCTCGACCATCTCCGTCGCCAAGGCGAGCATCGGGTTCCAATCGCCGATCGTGCCGACAGGGCATAGCAGCAAATTCAACGGTCGTTTCACAGTGGGATTTTCCGAAGGCATAGAAGATCAAATTCCGCTAGAATCAAGCTCGAATAGCGTTTATCGACTGCTGTCACCGCGCGGCGACAATTGCGATATCTCGGTCAAGAACGTGCGCAATAACTTGCTTTCGGATCGCCGGTTGTCGAACTAAAAAAAATCTCGGATTTCTTCGACGATTACAGCGAGTTCGCTCGCCGTTAGACTGGGATAAAGCGGAAGTCGCAAGATTCGTTCGTGAATCGATTCCGTAATCGGCAGCGTTCCCGGGCGATACCCGAGTCGTCGACCCATCGGCGATGTATGTAAGGGGACGTAATGGCTTGCCGTTCCGATTCCGCG
This is a stretch of genomic DNA from Planctomycetia bacterium. It encodes these proteins:
- a CDS encoding glycosyltransferase, producing the protein MKRPLNLLLCPVGTIGDWNPMLALATEMVERGHRVTMIGNDAFSQAAVNVGAEFVGVHTADRLEYLKRPECLSYQDGYRRHLPVQCLEPLKSTYDALAARNEPGRTVIVAANWSFGARIAQESLGIPTVTLHTDPHTLRSARGIYRMPRPMIVGDWVFRWFMRLQFYVADRFYIDPLCRTELNRFRAEFGLAPMRRVMHQWWNSPDMVLAAFPDWWGAPQPEWPKQTHVVGFPVYDAAPGQGLSAETLQFLDAGTKPIVFSPGNSHLHTKAYFQAAIEACRRLGRRGILITKRREEIASSLSDDILHLNYAPFQALLPQASAVVHHAGVGSIAAALRAGVPQVSIPSNFNQPDAAARAERLGVGRTVHESRVSADTLARALRQLLDDPAVEKRCREIAGRFGPREEPARRTTDLVESLIAEKAGMGAR